The following coding sequences lie in one Mesorhizobium sp. NZP2298 genomic window:
- the nagA gene encoding N-acetylglucosamine-6-phosphate deacetylase: MSDRFALTGARIFDGDNWHEGSALVVRDGLVEAIVRQGALPPGVRVVDAGGGMLVPGFVDIQVNGGGGVMLNDHPDVVSIETICRAHAPFGTTALLATLITDTPAITAAAIAAGEAAALQKVPGFLGLHLEGPHLSIARKGAHDPALIRPMTDADQAMLIAARQKLPVLLTTIAPESVEPARVAALAKAGVVVSLGHSDTSYLKAKTFAEAGASVVTHLFNAMSQIGNREPGLAGTAIDVGTLSAGLIADGIHVHPATIRIALDAKQGPGKIVLVTDAMATIGTDMTSFTLNGRTIYRKDGSLRLADGTLAGADLDMISAIRFMHGVVGVELTEALRMASLYPAQAIGQSHRLGRLANGTAADVVALSDDLGIERVWIGGDKVFEAGAPR; this comes from the coding sequence ATGAGCGACCGTTTTGCCCTGACCGGCGCCCGCATTTTCGACGGCGACAACTGGCACGAAGGCTCGGCGCTCGTCGTGCGCGACGGTCTTGTCGAGGCCATAGTGCGCCAAGGTGCCCTGCCCCCAGGCGTCCGTGTCGTCGACGCCGGCGGCGGCATGCTGGTGCCGGGCTTTGTCGACATCCAGGTCAATGGCGGCGGCGGCGTCATGCTCAACGACCACCCCGATGTCGTCTCGATCGAAACCATCTGCCGGGCGCACGCGCCGTTCGGCACGACGGCGCTGCTGGCGACGCTGATCACCGACACGCCCGCGATTACCGCTGCCGCCATCGCTGCCGGCGAAGCAGCAGCGCTGCAGAAAGTACCCGGTTTCCTCGGCCTGCATCTCGAGGGCCCGCATCTGTCGATCGCGCGCAAGGGCGCGCATGATCCGGCGCTGATCCGACCGATGACGGACGCCGACCAGGCGATGCTGATCGCGGCGCGGCAAAAGCTACCGGTGCTGCTCACCACGATCGCGCCAGAATCCGTCGAACCGGCGCGGGTCGCCGCATTGGCGAAGGCCGGCGTCGTCGTCAGCCTCGGCCATTCGGATACCAGCTATCTCAAGGCAAAAACCTTCGCCGAAGCGGGCGCCAGCGTGGTCACCCACCTGTTCAACGCCATGAGCCAGATCGGCAACCGCGAGCCTGGACTGGCGGGCACGGCGATCGATGTCGGTACCTTGTCCGCCGGGCTCATCGCCGACGGTATCCACGTTCATCCCGCGACAATCCGGATCGCGCTCGATGCCAAGCAGGGACCGGGCAAGATCGTGCTGGTCACCGACGCCATGGCGACGATCGGCACCGACATGACCTCGTTCACACTCAACGGCCGCACCATCTACCGCAAGGACGGGAGTCTCCGACTTGCCGACGGGACGCTGGCGGGCGCCGACCTCGACATGATCTCGGCGATCCGGTTCATGCACGGCGTCGTCGGCGTCGAACTCACGGAAGCCTTGCGCATGGCCTCGCTCTACCCGGCACAGGCGATCGGCCAGTCGCATCGGCTTGGCCGACTTGCCAACGGCACGGCGGCGGATGTCGTTGCGCTGTCGGACGATCTTGGCATAGAACGCGTCTGGATCGGCGGCGACAAGGTGTTCGAGGCGGGCGCTCCACGCTGA
- a CDS encoding malonate--CoA ligase has product MSNHLFDAFRSRMPAPGRLLMETDDGRSLSYGDMLARSAQLAHALLQLHVEPGDRIAVQVEKSPEAVLLYLACVRAGAVFLPLNTAYTPTELGYFFEDATPRVIVCDPAKSADIERMVAPSGAVVVTLDRNGRGSLTDQASRQSSDFHDVERGEDDLAAILYTSGTTGRSKGAMLSHGNLASNARVLVDQWRFTSGDVLIHALPIFHTHGLFVATNVILMAGASMLFEQKFDPARIISLLPRATALMGVPTFYTRLLQQDGLDREAARNIRLFVSGSAPLLAETHKAWRERTGHAILERYGMTETNMNTSNPYEGERRAGTVGFPLPGVSLRITDPDSGKPLAQGEIGMIEVKGPNVFGGYWRMPEKTKAEFRADGFFITGDLGMVDADGYVHIVGRGKDLIISGGYNIYPKELESEIDALDGVNESAVIGVAHPDFGEGVTAVVVRAPASRITGAEILSAIAGRLARYKHPKQVIFVDELPRNTMGKVQKNLLRETYKDLYAS; this is encoded by the coding sequence ATGAGCAATCATCTGTTCGACGCGTTCCGGTCCCGGATGCCGGCGCCCGGGCGCCTGTTGATGGAAACCGATGATGGGCGCTCGCTCAGCTATGGCGACATGCTGGCGCGGTCGGCGCAGCTCGCGCACGCGCTCCTGCAATTGCATGTCGAGCCCGGCGACCGGATCGCCGTCCAGGTCGAAAAGAGCCCGGAGGCGGTGCTGCTCTATCTCGCCTGCGTGCGCGCTGGTGCCGTCTTCCTGCCCCTCAACACGGCCTACACGCCGACCGAGCTTGGATATTTCTTCGAGGATGCAACGCCTCGGGTCATTGTCTGCGATCCGGCGAAATCGGCGGATATCGAGCGGATGGTCGCACCATCCGGTGCCGTCGTGGTCACGCTCGACCGCAATGGCCGGGGATCGCTGACGGACCAGGCATCGCGGCAATCCTCCGATTTCCATGATGTCGAGCGCGGCGAGGATGATCTCGCGGCAATCCTCTACACGTCGGGAACGACCGGCCGCTCGAAAGGCGCCATGCTCAGCCATGGGAACCTGGCATCGAATGCGCGCGTGCTGGTCGACCAATGGCGCTTCACATCAGGCGATGTGCTGATCCATGCGCTGCCGATCTTCCATACTCATGGCCTGTTCGTCGCCACCAACGTCATCCTGATGGCCGGCGCCTCGATGCTGTTCGAGCAGAAATTCGATCCGGCCCGCATCATCTCGCTGCTGCCGCGCGCCACGGCGCTGATGGGCGTGCCGACCTTCTATACCAGGCTGCTGCAGCAGGACGGGCTGGACCGCGAGGCGGCGAGGAACATCCGCCTGTTCGTGTCCGGCTCGGCGCCGCTGCTGGCCGAGACGCACAAGGCCTGGCGCGAGCGCACCGGCCACGCCATCCTCGAGCGCTACGGCATGACCGAGACCAACATGAACACGTCCAACCCCTATGAGGGCGAGCGCCGCGCCGGCACGGTCGGCTTCCCGCTGCCTGGCGTGTCGCTTCGCATCACCGATCCCGATAGCGGCAAGCCGCTGGCCCAGGGCGAGATCGGCATGATCGAGGTCAAGGGTCCGAACGTTTTTGGCGGCTACTGGCGCATGCCGGAAAAGACCAAGGCGGAATTCCGCGCCGACGGCTTCTTCATCACGGGCGATCTCGGCATGGTCGACGCCGACGGTTATGTCCATATCGTCGGCCGCGGCAAGGACCTGATCATCTCGGGCGGCTACAACATCTATCCGAAGGAGCTCGAAAGCGAGATCGACGCGCTTGATGGAGTGAACGAAAGCGCCGTCATCGGCGTCGCCCATCCGGATTTCGGCGAAGGTGTCACGGCGGTCGTCGTGCGGGCGCCGGCATCGCGGATCACCGGTGCCGAAATTCTCAGTGCCATCGCCGGGCGCCTGGCCAGGTACAAGCACCCGAAACAGGTGATCTTCGTCGACGAATTGCCGCGCAACACCATGGGCAAAGTGCAGAAGAACCTGCTGCGCGAGACATACAAGGATCTCTATGCGTCCTAG
- a CDS encoding GntR family transcriptional regulator yields the protein MTYGAANLNDDGTGSKSTLASTVYHQLRDDLLGGALEAESKLRVEWVVSKYGAGASPVREALNRLASEGLLGRHDQRGFFIMPVSATELEELTRTRCWLEERALRESIAHRTTEWEEQLVLALHRLDRASRRSPQHLSSLDPDWEKLHRTFHRVLISACRSHWLVGFCDQLSDHAYRYRQMANDGENIQRDDFGEHRRIAEYALDGNADGAVQALIDHYQLTASICMERFKQGEVSKAAASAERARR from the coding sequence TTGACATACGGCGCTGCCAACCTGAACGACGACGGCACAGGATCCAAGAGTACGCTTGCCAGTACGGTCTATCATCAATTGCGGGATGATCTTCTTGGCGGCGCTCTGGAAGCCGAAAGCAAGCTGCGGGTCGAGTGGGTTGTTTCCAAGTATGGCGCCGGTGCCTCCCCTGTCCGTGAAGCCCTTAATCGCCTTGCCTCCGAGGGACTCCTTGGCCGTCACGATCAGCGTGGCTTTTTCATCATGCCGGTCAGTGCGACGGAGCTCGAGGAGCTGACGCGCACCCGCTGCTGGCTCGAGGAACGCGCGCTTCGCGAATCCATTGCGCACCGCACCACCGAGTGGGAAGAACAACTGGTGCTGGCGCTGCATCGCCTGGACCGCGCCTCGCGACGTTCGCCGCAACATCTCTCGTCGCTCGATCCGGACTGGGAGAAATTGCACCGCACCTTCCACCGTGTGCTGATCTCGGCCTGCCGGTCGCACTGGCTGGTGGGTTTCTGCGATCAGCTTTCCGATCACGCCTATCGCTATCGGCAAATGGCCAATGACGGCGAGAACATCCAGCGCGACGATTTCGGGGAACACCGGCGGATTGCCGAATACGCGCTGGACGGCAATGCCGACGGCGCCGTCCAGGCATTGATCGATCATTACCAGCTGACCGCTTCCATATGCATGGAGCGCTTCAAGCAAGGCGAAGTCTCAAAAGCCGCCGCTTCGGCCGAACGCGCTCGGCGGTAA
- a CDS encoding DUF7929 domain-containing protein has product MNNLAISPLARNNSADKQSTVVETIMKPLSYARRGARWLMAAGIAVAVLTPLASHAEDAAPITPELRLDLDNSRVVNPRPERVVPFFTKKGTQRGCDYVVYSLSFGLRGDPRGFADPGLVDLLKKLKVEFKDQLPHGLSIVNVNLSGDGTDASGGPLPAATIGNTAGPNDTATVSDFRLSAADLDGAGAANERVINFQITARIDHAAFPSPTIIDNQGLIKVSNGAGTGTIIPSQDPSKPDDGDYKTGAKTSIKIDVSKCNPPPPPPGKECFKVERGTVDCVPGGGAFIYHMPVGPEMGGKWVQVSTTTPGITIIPDTQLVPVGGGVLNWKIVGASPGDVIHLIVTGIETYAGPKEGWGLCCTQTIDIVIPRDQRCPPRDKEPDLKVEKRADVARCTMAGGCDFTIRVTNVGTAPYNGKIVLDEVTLPVGSTLSSGPNPPWVCVPGTTPMTCTYPVTTLNPGAFVDLKLGFKPAGGWQGSALRNCAAYNYAASGKPLFGSQSNDRGCASIPICRRGDRDRDCQPPVEKKVDLILKKRARTEICTADGVCFFVIDIINNGTSTYNGPLTVIDNYPGGAPVSSTFGPSPPWTCGPNGPGQFRCDNPGIALPAGASTPIVVKAVMPADYRSDTVENCAEVKAIPGEVDLTNNKACAKERIRRPNGGQPGLRITKVCSGSLAGAAAVSCRITVSNAGTAAPAGPVRVNDAATLVSGGAPVQIQTVTPDGAEWTCGPVPANTLSCQIPGAVMTPGISRHFDVTVSANGEFENCARGSYGPAQGDDVVYPIGQACAKGGGSSTIRVEKTGDRECRLGQPCSFDITISNDGTSPFSGPVRIGDAIGVEGLGRLDGVAITSIDPPFGCSPEPASLPLSCIANLTLGAGESQSHHVTVVIPDDGRLANLQGNVNGQNCVGVLSPDTRVQGGDVLSKDATNVQGDRGKAYACHPFTITHEVKNQCSPGFVMNDAGRCVCPEGTTFRNGQCTGGGTNILPTPPPPPKRCVLLEGQIRTEDGRCVCPRGTALENGACVRTDRPEQCTIRGQVHDADGDCVCPQGTEVRNGACRPIRPKPEQCTIRGQIHDANGDCVCPQGTEVRNGACRPVRPKPQQCRIPGQIRNADGDCVCPQGTEVRNGACRPVRPKPDQCTIRGQVHDANGDCVCPRGTEVQGNACRRKQPQVEQCDIRGQVHNKRGECVCPRGTEVIDGACRKSRQQTECAPGSQMINGQCQPIFKRRCPEGTVGRYPNCRPMRGQPSLELNPGLLLQQVLPRRLPQAEQQQDPAPNRILKLQQQ; this is encoded by the coding sequence ATGAACAATCTCGCAATCTCCCCGCTCGCGCGAAACAACTCAGCCGACAAGCAGTCAACTGTCGTGGAGACGATCATGAAACCCCTGTCATACGCCAGGCGCGGCGCGCGCTGGCTGATGGCGGCCGGTATCGCGGTCGCCGTGCTCACCCCTCTCGCAAGCCACGCGGAAGACGCCGCTCCGATCACACCGGAATTGAGGCTCGACCTCGACAATTCGCGCGTCGTCAATCCGAGGCCGGAACGGGTCGTGCCGTTCTTCACCAAGAAAGGCACCCAGCGAGGCTGCGACTATGTTGTCTACTCCCTGAGCTTCGGCCTGCGCGGTGACCCGCGGGGCTTTGCCGATCCGGGCCTTGTGGACTTGCTGAAGAAACTCAAGGTCGAGTTCAAGGACCAGCTTCCGCACGGCCTTTCGATCGTCAACGTCAACCTGTCCGGCGACGGCACGGATGCCTCCGGCGGGCCACTGCCGGCCGCGACGATCGGCAATACGGCGGGTCCCAATGATACGGCAACGGTGTCCGATTTCCGGCTCTCCGCCGCCGATCTCGACGGCGCCGGGGCCGCCAATGAACGCGTCATCAATTTCCAGATCACGGCCAGGATCGACCATGCGGCGTTTCCCTCGCCGACGATCATCGACAATCAGGGCCTGATCAAGGTGAGCAACGGAGCCGGCACCGGGACCATCATCCCGTCGCAGGATCCGAGCAAGCCTGACGATGGCGACTACAAGACCGGCGCGAAGACCTCGATCAAGATCGATGTCAGCAAGTGCAACCCGCCGCCACCACCTCCCGGCAAGGAATGCTTCAAGGTGGAACGCGGCACGGTCGACTGCGTGCCCGGCGGCGGCGCCTTCATCTACCACATGCCGGTCGGCCCGGAGATGGGCGGCAAGTGGGTGCAGGTGTCGACCACCACGCCCGGCATCACCATCATCCCCGATACCCAGCTGGTGCCGGTGGGCGGCGGCGTGCTCAACTGGAAGATCGTCGGCGCATCGCCCGGCGACGTCATCCACCTCATCGTCACCGGCATCGAGACCTATGCCGGCCCGAAGGAGGGCTGGGGCCTGTGCTGCACGCAGACCATCGACATCGTCATCCCGCGCGACCAGCGGTGCCCGCCCAGGGACAAGGAGCCGGACCTCAAGGTCGAGAAACGTGCCGATGTCGCGCGCTGCACCATGGCCGGCGGCTGCGACTTCACCATCAGGGTCACCAATGTCGGCACCGCGCCCTACAACGGCAAGATCGTGCTCGACGAGGTGACGCTGCCGGTCGGCTCGACGTTGAGTTCAGGGCCCAATCCGCCCTGGGTCTGCGTGCCCGGCACTACCCCGATGACGTGCACCTATCCGGTGACCACGCTCAATCCGGGGGCCTTTGTCGACCTCAAGCTCGGCTTCAAGCCGGCCGGCGGCTGGCAAGGCAGTGCGCTGCGCAACTGCGCCGCCTACAACTATGCCGCCAGCGGCAAGCCGTTGTTCGGCAGCCAGTCGAACGACCGTGGCTGCGCCTCGATCCCGATCTGCCGCCGTGGCGATCGTGACCGCGACTGCCAGCCGCCGGTCGAGAAGAAGGTCGACCTGATCCTGAAGAAGCGTGCCCGCACCGAAATCTGCACGGCCGACGGCGTCTGTTTCTTCGTGATCGACATCATCAACAACGGCACATCGACCTATAACGGGCCGTTGACGGTGATCGACAACTATCCCGGCGGCGCGCCGGTCTCCTCGACTTTCGGGCCGAGCCCGCCCTGGACATGTGGCCCGAATGGCCCCGGCCAGTTCCGCTGCGACAATCCCGGCATCGCGCTGCCCGCGGGCGCCTCGACGCCGATCGTCGTCAAGGCGGTCATGCCGGCCGACTACCGGTCGGACACGGTCGAGAACTGCGCCGAGGTGAAGGCCATTCCCGGTGAGGTCGACCTCACCAACAACAAGGCCTGCGCCAAGGAACGCATCCGTCGTCCCAATGGTGGCCAGCCCGGCCTGCGCATCACCAAGGTGTGCAGCGGTTCGCTGGCCGGTGCCGCGGCCGTCTCTTGCCGCATCACCGTCTCCAACGCCGGCACGGCGGCCCCCGCCGGTCCGGTGCGGGTCAACGATGCCGCCACGCTGGTGTCGGGCGGCGCGCCCGTCCAGATCCAGACCGTCACTCCAGACGGCGCGGAATGGACGTGCGGACCGGTTCCGGCCAACACGCTGTCGTGCCAGATTCCCGGTGCCGTCATGACGCCCGGGATCAGCCGCCACTTCGACGTGACGGTCTCGGCCAATGGCGAGTTCGAGAACTGCGCGCGCGGCTCCTATGGGCCGGCGCAAGGCGACGATGTCGTCTACCCGATTGGCCAGGCCTGCGCCAAGGGCGGTGGCTCCTCGACCATCCGTGTCGAGAAGACCGGCGATCGCGAATGCCGGCTCGGCCAGCCCTGCTCGTTCGACATCACCATATCCAATGACGGGACGAGCCCGTTCTCCGGCCCGGTTCGCATCGGCGATGCGATCGGCGTGGAAGGGCTCGGCCGGCTGGACGGCGTTGCGATCACCTCGATCGACCCGCCCTTCGGCTGCTCGCCCGAACCGGCAAGCCTGCCTCTGTCCTGCATAGCCAACCTGACGCTTGGTGCCGGCGAAAGCCAGTCGCATCATGTCACCGTGGTCATTCCCGACGACGGGCGCCTTGCCAATCTGCAGGGCAACGTCAATGGCCAGAACTGCGTTGGTGTCCTGTCTCCCGACACGCGGGTCCAGGGCGGCGACGTGCTGTCCAAGGATGCGACCAATGTGCAGGGCGATCGCGGCAAGGCCTATGCCTGCCACCCCTTCACCATCACGCATGAGGTGAAGAACCAGTGCTCGCCGGGCTTCGTCATGAACGACGCCGGCCGCTGCGTCTGCCCGGAAGGCACCACCTTCCGCAACGGCCAGTGCACCGGCGGCGGCACCAACATTCTGCCGACACCACCGCCGCCACCGAAGCGCTGCGTGCTGCTCGAAGGCCAGATCCGCACCGAGGACGGGCGCTGCGTCTGCCCGCGCGGCACGGCGCTGGAAAACGGCGCCTGCGTCAGGACCGACAGGCCCGAGCAGTGCACCATTCGTGGCCAGGTCCACGATGCCGATGGCGACTGCGTCTGCCCGCAAGGTACCGAAGTGCGCAACGGCGCCTGCCGCCCGATCCGGCCGAAGCCCGAGCAGTGCACCATCCGTGGCCAGATCCACGATGCCAATGGCGATTGCGTCTGTCCGCAAGGCACGGAGGTGCGCAACGGCGCCTGCCGTCCGGTCCGGCCGAAGCCTCAGCAGTGCCGCATCCCCGGCCAGATCCGCAATGCCGATGGCGATTGCGTCTGTCCGCAAGGCACGGAGGTGCGCAACGGCGCTTGCCGTCCGGTCCGGCCGAAGCCCGACCAGTGCACCATCCGGGGTCAGGTGCACGATGCCAACGGCGATTGCGTCTGCCCGCGGGGTACCGAGGTGCAAGGCAATGCCTGCCGGCGCAAACAGCCGCAGGTGGAGCAGTGCGACATACGCGGCCAGGTCCACAACAAGCGCGGCGAGTGCGTCTGTCCGCGGGGGACCGAGGTGATCGACGGCGCATGCCGCAAATCCAGGCAACAGACGGAATGCGCACCGGGCTCGCAGATGATCAATGGCCAGTGCCAACCGATCTTCAAGAGGCGCTGTCCGGAAGGCACGGTTGGACGCTATCCCAACTGCCGACCGATGCGCGGGCAGCCGTCACTGGAGCTCAACCCGGGCCTGCTGTTGCAGCAGGTCCTGCCACGGCGCCTGCCGCAGGCTGAACAGCAGCAGGATCCGGCACCAAACAGGATCCTGAAGCTCCAGCAGCAGTAG
- a CDS encoding ABC transporter ATP-binding protein/permease produces the protein MSEAKPKSTPPDGTPKPRRGKPPRQKPRDEGSHDEAPRKKKPREKNTSTVEAAASEIVDETPPPEAVEPDPELTPKQAEEARKKYLLKRFWISGRGYWGRHGDKLGWPLTIGLLILIGINVGFQYGINVWNRAIFDAIEKRDAHTVYFLSAVFVPLVIGSMSLVVAQVYLRMTMQRRWRSWLTTSVIARWLANGRYYQLNLVKGDHQNPEARLSEDLRVATESPVDFVAGVISAFLSASTFIVVLWTIGGALSVTLGGSTITVPGFLVITAVIYAAITSTSMFLIGRDFVRLSEEKNQAEAEFRYVLTRVRENGESIALLGGEDEERSGIDKTFAGVLKRWAQLTGQHMRTAVVSQGSSLFAPVVPVLLCAPKFLEGSMSLGQVMQAASAFAIVQGAFGWLVDNYPRLADWNASARRIASLMMSLDGLERAEQSDELGRIQHGETKGDAMLSLDDLSVTLDDGTSVVKETEVVVESGERVLVSGESGSGKSTLVRAIAGLWPWGSGGVNFHPDKQLFMLPQRPYIPSGTLRRVVAYPAAANNWKLDQIKAALDKVGLSHLAGRIKDEAPWDQTLSGGEKQRVAFARLLLHRPDIVVLDEATSALDEKSQDQMMETVIRELPEVTIVSVAHRTELEAFHTRKITLERHKGGAKLVRDIDLVPRNRKRGLLTRALWGSGTTTEKPRKTK, from the coding sequence ATGTCCGAGGCGAAACCCAAATCAACACCGCCCGACGGCACCCCGAAGCCGCGTCGAGGAAAGCCGCCACGACAAAAACCGCGTGACGAGGGGTCGCACGACGAGGCTCCACGCAAAAAGAAGCCACGCGAGAAGAACACGTCGACCGTCGAAGCCGCAGCGTCCGAGATCGTCGACGAAACACCACCGCCGGAGGCCGTCGAACCCGATCCGGAGCTGACGCCCAAGCAAGCCGAAGAGGCGCGCAAGAAGTACCTGCTGAAGCGGTTCTGGATCAGCGGGCGCGGCTATTGGGGACGGCACGGCGACAAGCTCGGCTGGCCGTTGACGATCGGGCTGTTGATCCTGATCGGGATCAATGTCGGCTTCCAGTACGGAATCAATGTCTGGAACCGCGCCATATTCGACGCCATCGAGAAGCGCGACGCCCACACAGTGTATTTCCTCAGCGCCGTGTTCGTGCCGCTCGTGATCGGCAGCATGAGCCTCGTCGTCGCACAGGTCTACCTGCGCATGACCATGCAACGCCGATGGCGCTCCTGGCTGACCACCTCGGTGATAGCGCGCTGGCTCGCCAATGGCCGCTATTACCAGCTGAATCTGGTCAAGGGCGACCACCAGAACCCCGAGGCCCGCCTCTCGGAAGATTTGCGTGTCGCCACGGAGTCCCCCGTCGATTTCGTCGCCGGGGTCATTTCCGCTTTTTTGTCAGCCTCGACCTTCATTGTGGTGCTGTGGACGATCGGCGGGGCCTTGAGCGTCACTCTGGGGGGCTCGACCATCACCGTGCCCGGATTCCTCGTCATTACCGCGGTAATCTATGCCGCGATCACCTCCACATCGATGTTCCTGATCGGCCGCGATTTCGTGCGGCTGTCGGAGGAGAAGAACCAGGCGGAAGCCGAATTCCGCTACGTGCTGACGCGCGTGCGCGAAAACGGCGAAAGCATCGCCTTGCTGGGCGGTGAGGATGAGGAACGCAGCGGTATCGACAAGACCTTTGCCGGCGTGCTGAAGCGTTGGGCGCAACTGACCGGCCAGCACATGCGCACGGCGGTGGTTTCGCAGGGCTCCAGCCTGTTCGCGCCTGTCGTGCCGGTACTGCTGTGTGCGCCAAAGTTTCTCGAAGGGTCGATGTCGCTCGGCCAGGTCATGCAGGCCGCCTCCGCCTTCGCCATCGTGCAGGGCGCCTTCGGATGGCTGGTCGACAATTATCCGCGCCTGGCCGACTGGAACGCCTCCGCACGGCGTATCGCTTCGCTGATGATGTCGCTCGACGGGCTGGAGCGCGCCGAGCAGAGCGACGAGCTCGGCCGCATCCAGCATGGCGAGACCAAGGGCGACGCGATGCTTTCGCTCGACGATCTGTCCGTGACGCTCGACGACGGCACGTCCGTGGTCAAGGAAACGGAGGTCGTGGTCGAATCGGGCGAGCGGGTGCTTGTGTCCGGCGAATCCGGCTCGGGCAAGTCGACGCTGGTTCGGGCGATCGCCGGCCTCTGGCCATGGGGAAGCGGCGGCGTCAATTTCCATCCCGACAAGCAATTGTTCATGCTGCCGCAGCGGCCCTACATCCCTTCTGGCACGTTGCGCCGGGTGGTCGCCTATCCCGCGGCGGCCAACAACTGGAAGCTCGACCAGATCAAGGCCGCCCTCGACAAGGTCGGCCTCAGCCACCTCGCCGGCCGGATCAAGGATGAAGCGCCCTGGGACCAGACCTTGTCGGGCGGAGAAAAGCAGCGGGTCGCCTTCGCGCGCCTATTGCTGCACCGCCCGGACATCGTCGTGCTGGACGAGGCGACCTCGGCGCTGGACGAAAAGAGCCAGGACCAGATGATGGAAACGGTGATCCGCGAATTGCCCGAGGTCACCATCGTCAGCGTTGCGCACCGCACCGAACTGGAAGCCTTTCACACCCGCAAGATCACGCTCGAGCGGCACAAGGGCGGCGCGAAACTTGTCAGGGATATCGACCTCGTGCCGCGCAACCGCAAACGCGGCCTGCTCACGCGCGCCTTGTGGGGCTCGGGCACGACGACCGAAAAGCCGCGCAAGACGAAGTAA
- the rpe gene encoding ribulose-phosphate 3-epimerase yields the protein MSKKTLIAPSVLASDFSKLGDEVEAVAAAGADWIHLDVMDGHFVPNITFGPPVIKAIRNRTKAFFDCHLMIAPADPYLAAFAEAGCDGMTVHAEAGPHLDRSLQTIRNLGKKAGVSLNPATPETMIEYVLDRLDLILIMTVNPGFGGQAFIPGIVEKVRRVKALIGDRPIRIEIDGGVSPETAPLVTSAGADVLVAGAAIFKGGSVEAYRANIEAIRTAADNAAG from the coding sequence ATGAGCAAGAAGACCTTGATCGCACCATCGGTGCTGGCTTCGGACTTTTCGAAGCTTGGCGACGAGGTCGAAGCCGTCGCGGCTGCTGGTGCCGACTGGATCCATCTCGATGTCATGGATGGCCATTTCGTCCCCAACATCACCTTCGGTCCGCCGGTGATCAAGGCGATCCGCAACCGCACCAAGGCTTTTTTCGACTGCCATCTGATGATCGCGCCGGCCGATCCCTATCTCGCCGCCTTCGCCGAGGCCGGCTGTGACGGCATGACGGTGCATGCGGAGGCCGGGCCGCATCTCGACCGCTCGTTGCAGACCATCAGGAACCTCGGCAAGAAGGCCGGCGTATCGCTCAATCCGGCGACGCCGGAAACGATGATCGAATATGTGCTCGACCGACTCGACCTGATCCTGATCATGACCGTCAATCCGGGGTTCGGCGGCCAGGCCTTCATCCCGGGGATCGTCGAGAAGGTGAGAAGGGTCAAGGCGCTGATCGGCGACCGGCCGATCCGCATCGAGATCGATGGCGGCGTTTCGCCCGAAACGGCCCCTTTGGTCACATCAGCCGGGGCCGATGTGCTGGTGGCCGGTGCGGCGATCTTCAAGGGCGGCAGCGTCGAGGCGTACCGTGCCAACATCGAGGCGATCAGGACAGCGGCCGACAACGCCGCCGGCTAG